From the genome of Desulfonatronum sp. SC1:
GCAGTTCAGCGACAACCCATCATTCAAGAAATGGGTGGGCGACACCATCTTCGGCGTGACTTATCAACAACAGGCCGAGCATTCCGCAACGGGGGCGGGCCAGGGACGGTAATCCAGGTTCATGAAAATGGCTCGAAAGCATGAATTTCAGGGCAATTGAAATCATCCCGGACTGCGAGGCGAAACAAAGAAATCTTCGTCGAGCTATGCTTTATCCGCATTGCGAGGGATATACTGCTCACGAGCCTGAAATATCCACGCCCCAGCGCATGAGCGCCATGCAGATCAACAGCGCGCCTTCGGTTCTGGAGATGCCCCAGTTGGTGCGGATGAAGAGCAGGACCAGGAGCATCATGGCGTTGAGCAGGATCATGGAAAGCAGGGCGCTTTCCGGGGCGTGGAGGGGGCGCAGGAGCATGGTCAGGCCCAGGACTCCGGCGAAGTTGAAAATGTCGCTGCCCAGCAGGTTGCCCAAGATCATGTCGTTGCGGCCCTTGAGCGAGGCGGCCAGGCAGGTGGCCAGTTCCGGCAGGGAGGTGCCTGCGGCGACGATGGTCACGCCGATGGCCCACTGACTCACCCCCAGGACCAGGGCCAGTTCCGTGGCCGCCTGGACCATGATCCTGCCGCCCAGGGCTACGCCGATGAAACCAAGCAAAAGCAACAGGTAGGTTCGCCAGACGATTTTTTCTTTCGCTTGACCGTCCTCTCCGCTCTTTTTGGGATCCCCGGGGTCCATGGTGATCCGGGCGATCTCCTTCGGTGCGCGGGTGAAGAGCAGCGCGGTGTAGCCGACAAGGCCGCCCAGCAGAATCATGCCCGACCATCTTCCCAGAAAATCCAGGTAAATCAGAGCCATGAACATCATGGTCAGACCCAGTAACAGACCTCCGTCTCTGTAGAGGAGAGTGGGGTGGGTGGGGAT
Proteins encoded in this window:
- a CDS encoding sodium:calcium antiporter; translated protein: IPTHPTLLYRDGGLLLGLTMMFMALIYLDFLGRWSGMILLGGLVGYTALLFTRAPKEIARITMDPGDPKKSGEDGQAKEKIVWRTYLLLLLGFIGVALGGRIMVQAATELALVLGVSQWAIGVTIVAAGTSLPELATCLAASLKGRNDMILGNLLGSDIFNFAGVLGLTMLLRPLHAPESALLSMILLNAMMLLVLLFIRTNWGISRTEGALLICMALMRWGVDISGS